In Glycine max cultivar Williams 82 chromosome 10, Glycine_max_v4.0, whole genome shotgun sequence, the DNA window aaaacgctAGCCTATAatcttttgtattttcttccacttttatcatcgatatatttattatattttttaaaaataaatatggtattattaaattttgtcatttttatattttttatttacttaaacaactaattttatcaaatatttttaatttaataaactaattttttaatttttaattttcaactaccaaataacttttcaactaattttaccATATGGAAAGTGATTGAATATTCCGCatctataatataatatggTAAGACAAACAAATGTACAGGGTAGCCTTCTTGCGCCACCGgaaaatcagattttttttccttctttttttcacaaaaaaagaaaaaagggtcAATTGGATAACATCCAATTCAATCATTCATTTATTCTGAtcgaaaattgaacaaaaaatggTGGAGATTAaggaaatgataaataaattcaagagattttgtttatttttttcctattcagTATTCAACAACATTCATATTATAAATTCCAGATctcttattgtaattttttatatttaaaaataatatcacattttttaaggaaaataataataatttctaagctacaaaataaaatatgatatagtAACGCTTTTTAAATCTTATGCCTCTGGCTAtataaccaaaaacaaaatataagtgataaaaagtttaattttaaactatttattagatgatgatatgaaaaaaaaaaaacattacttaaaaattatattagatgGGAACTCAAGAAAAGTGAACTCAAACTATTTCTTGAGttgaactgaaaaaaaaaaaaacctaatccaagattttattttttattttttggattgcCTAATATGAGAATTTTTTTCCGGTCTTGGGTATGAGTTATAGGTGTTCTCGAACCCATTGAGTCAAACTAATCTTGCTTGTATGCATGGTTATTATCAGCCCAAAGAAATTTTACACACGGAGGAAACCAAACACAATTCTTTTACTAAATAGACCATTTTCTCACTCACATGTAAATGCATTAAAGCCTTACACCACTGTGTTCCCAAGCCTTTCAAATTCCACCGGAGCGAGCCACGTAAATGGACCAAGTGCTTATCTTGGAGCTACTGGGTTGAGGAAATGGTAGATAGAAGCATTAAGGCTCTAAATAGACTATTGATAGCGACATTCAATTGATACAGAAATACAAAGGCAACAACCATTTGATCACGATTGAGAGGCTCAATAACATGAGGAATGGGAGGTTGCTCCCCATCAAACTCGGTAGGGTTGCGACAATGTTGATCAATATAGCACAAGTTGATGGGCTCTCTAAGGTTTTGGAGGGGAGGAGTTTCAACATTTACACCTTGGTAGACATAAAGGGTTGTGATTAAAGCTTGAAAACCAAGAGGCTTTGGCGGGTTGGTTGGAGACTTGGTCATGACAAACTTGTGCATCTCCCTTGAAATCACCCTTCCAATGTTCACTCCTATATTGCTCATTATGCAATAGAACTCATGCATCACCTTCTCATTGATCTTGAGAGGAAAATCAATTAGCTTGGACCACTTCCTCTTGACAATTTCGTCGTAGAATTCCCCAATCAATAATCTGACCTCCCTCTCTTTGATGAGGCCTTGGTCaacattgttcttgaatctaTCTTGGTTGGGAAGGACCAGGCATTTACCCTTTTTGGAAGCCTGGAGAAGAGGGTTTGGTGGTAGATTTAGGTGTTTATGTATGTGGTTGAGGGGATGGTTGAGGTGGtggttgtggtggtggtggagggaTCTCTTGCACTTCATCATCTTCATAAGTATTAGGACGGGCCTAAGATAAACCTCTCTTTGTCACTAGTCTTCGTTTCTTGCTAGAGgtgtaacatctcattttttgtaaaataaattaaaaaggattttatttaaaaataaatagagttttaggaaaataataaaatttgtgtaattaaataaataaggagaaatagttttattaattaaaataatagttttaaggtaaataaaataaatatatgtccttagaaaaaaatatttattcatttgatagggagtaaaatagagtttcttttcataaaatgatcaaataaagaaaaatagaataaataataggcGCTGAGTACCCTAGTCATAAATAGAGACGTATTAGGTCAGTTTTTTCATTAGCAATACATCTCTATGCTTTCTCTTCctttcaatttcgttttctcttcttcctctcccaaaaccctttttttcccgcatacactcaaacctgTTTTAGTAAAATGATAATTCtagactcgttaaccgttggatcgttataaaatttgaacactAGTTTCAGAACTTATTGTTTCACATAAGCATCGTTGAGATTTTTGATAATGTCTGTTGTGAGGGGAATGTCCCTTGCACGTATCTCTTTGTTTTTCCTTCATGCACCCAAACCTATCCaaataaaactacgatcccagactcattaaccgttggatcgtcgtaaaACTTCTCCACCAGGTTAGGAACGCATCTTCTCACATCTCcatcgttgggatttgcgaaatAATGTCTTTGGTGAGAGCAATTCTCCTCGCACGGGGACAATGGAATCGAGTTTCAATCCTTCTCCTTCTGTCTAACGCTTGAAAATCTTAGCAGAACAACTAAaagtaaaacttgaaaaatctcAGGAAACtgctagagatgccgctatcgtTGCCggaatacacacgtgagccttcttaaaggtaagggatgagttattcacgatTGGGgagtagtgagaacatgtgtaggaatccttagatgatcaattggaatgagttttaaggagtttatgtaaattttgattctctttacaattataattgtaaattatatatgtttgacggACCAATTGATGTTCCGATGagaaattattgtgaaattgatgtgttcctatgttgagtgtgaaccctaaaaattgaattttttattattttcgtgAATCGTACtctaaataatcttttttttaattgtttattttatacaaattattttctttgttttgtatCTTCCCACgatgatgatcaacatgttatatatatacatatattgtaataataaaagtaataaaataataaattaaagaaagttgtAAAGTTAATGCCTAGTAGTAATTgcttttgatataattttattatatatatgtctgTGTCTCTCTctgtgtgtgagagagatttTTGAGTtacacgtaaacatgtgatggtggattgtgatatTGTGatatgttaaattgtggacatgaaatttggttgtgaataagtgtgtggttaacacttgatgtgataaTACTtatgttgtgagctgtgaattatacaataatccgaCTAGTATTTATGTGCAAagtgttaaagggaaagtgtaggattcctagttgGGAACTTAAAGTGTTAAATTATAGCACAATGtattaaacgtgtttgaaacacaagTGTAAGATCATGGGTATTGTATGATTCATGACcagtgtctgcgtgcaaaagttattttaggggttgaacCTAAATTAGGAAGGTGAGACCCTGAcagattcttcggagtctaggcgtTGGGATTAAAGATACTCGGTTTGAGTACTCCTTTAAACTTATGTTGATCTCATATGATTGGAACAATCTCGCAGAACAGAGTGACCctaactggtcaccttatgattttatttagtgACAGTGAAATGACAAACTCATTGTGtgatgtgtcttgttatgtactcatAAACGTCCCagtgtggtttttcactgacattgtatcacattgcatataggcatgagtcttagtataattgttgcataacgatAATGCCTGTcaattgtttattataaaattaatgagtGTTGTTATGTCTTGactcgagtgtgtgattcatgtgtaatgtaatttgtgattgaaaaatgaattttaaatgaaaaagtggTGAAGTAacgtggattgtattaagttgagttatgttataaatacttctacaatttatttttattatgtctttatttatctgtattttatttagaaatgtgataattcactctctatgtgttgtttgtgtttggattctATGAtaatctcgaaccttgtgtttgtaggagcagatgactaggtagatgactttaaagaacctcatgctaaaGGACGCTGGGatacaatgctctgataggatgtgacattggagtatgagtttttattttaactgcatgatgttattttactttattttattcaactgtttaacaagattttttttgtaaactttgacgtCTTTGTTCTAAGTcagatatgtttttaataagttttatttgataatagtgaagcaAATGCGACTCTTTACCCACATGAATTTGTGAAcgtgatttttataaaattgatttaattaaattctgtatttttatatgtttttcttatttatatgtatgtcagAATAGAGGGTGTGACAGGAGGTGATAAGAGTGCTagcaatttgttttgcttgaGGGGTGCCATGCCAAAACTCAGAAATACCATTCCATTTAAAAGATTTGACAAAAACCAAATACAAGACAACAAAgatgattgaaattaaaaagagaaacatCCACCAACTACAATAACAAAAGTAAGcacaataacagaaaacaaaacTACGGAACAAGGATCACCATAAAAATGTGGTTTTGCAAAACTATCAACACTCGTTGTAACAGGGTTTTCGCGCTAGCAACTGCAGCAGTTTCCAATGAGCCAAAAATTTTGACTTGGCTCAAAACTACTACAAGTGCATAGTTGATATTCAATAAGGATTGCTTCCAGCACGTGTTTGGTGGTTACACATTCATTAATCACAAAGTGGTCATAGTTTAAAACTCAAacacataaaagaaaaaggaaaagacaaaGGTTTGCCttttagagaaacaaaacaacttGCATTAACCCCATGCGCTTCCATCATCCGGAAACAGAAAAACATTAAACAATAGCACAAACACAAGGGCCCAAAAGTGGTTCCTAAGGGTACATTCATAGATGTTTCCTAGAATATTCAGACAAGTGTAGATTCATGAATAAGCAAGGGTTCTGAAACTCACAAGGACAAAACAAAAAGGACAAACAACAACTATAACAAGTCAAAACacgtacaaaacaaaaaatgtttgatttgcACAAGACTGAACCATAACAGACAAGGGTCAACAACTAAGGACACATGTTTACACCCCACATGCGAAACTAATAGTGTTTGAAAGTAGACATGTAGTTTGATAAAAATTAGTGTCTTTTTCACAGAGAGGGTGTATATACATGTTCTAGCATGCAAAGTCAAACCTTTAGGCAAGGATAACCTATCAACACACATACACCATTTTTATATTTCCAAACAACAAAGGATCATATGGAAATGCAGTTATTTTAAGAATGCAAGACACTAAAACCCTTTACAGTTGAGAACAAACCTCAGAATTTCGACAATGACAACCATAGTGTTTCCCTTTTGAGACTCAGATCacaacaaagaaacaaaacccTAGACTCTTCCCTATGAACATAAATGGTGTAAAGATAAAGTGAAAGTAGAAAGGCTCACGTATGGACAAAGAAGGGCTGAATTCGTGGGTGTGATAGTGATGGTGCTGGTGATGCTCTTGGCTTGGAGTGAGGGCATAGGATAGGAAGAGAGGATCACTTTCTCTTTGATGTTCTATTAGTTGGAAGAGACAGATGAATAGTAGTAGGAGAATGATGGGAattgaaaagtaaaaagaaaggtGGAGCAAGAGTGGGGAGaataaattattagaaaataaatattaattaagattttaagaaaataaattattagaataaaaaataattctattaaAGTTCCTCGAGTAAGTTAGTCTCCCCTAATAGATACTCAATcactttttaaatttgtattataaataaatatttggcaTTTCTTACCTATCTTCTAGAACTCTCACGAATCATTCAAATCTCCTgtgtacctttttttttccatgttataaacatttcaaaacattttttatgcCAAAGTGTAAATAACAATCATCAATCAAACTTGTACTAACACAATAATGCATGGCCCACCTAGCTGAGGTGAAATTACTGAATGGTATTGAATTTTCATCCTCTGAAAGTCTGAAGTACAAAggaatatatataaagattggGATAGTTGAAGTTTCAAGTTCTTTCTTCTCTAACAGATATAGAATTGTTAAATTTGTGAATCAAGGGTGTCTTCTTTGGTTTCCCTCTCTCTCTGTctgtcacacacacacacacttgtaTCCAATTTCTtctctccatttttttcttgCACTTTTATTGTAGGATTACATTGTAAGAATGGAAGGAGAAGGAAAGGTGTCTGCAGAAAATGAGAACCAAAACAGGTTCAAAAGAATATGTGTTTTCTGTGGTAGTAGAGTTGGATACAAGTCTGCATTCAGTGATGCAGCTCTTGAGCTTGGTAAATTGATGGTATTTCCTACTCTACTGTTATATATCTAATTCATCAAAGAATATTGGCTTATTTTCCTTTTGTGCAATTATTCTACTTTTTAGGTGTTTTGCATGTATGTTATTGTTTActtgttttggtttgtgttgaCAGGTTGAAAGAAGAATTGATTTGGTTTATGGAGGAGGAAGATTAGGGCTAATGGGTTTGATCTCTCAGACTGTGCTAAATGGAGGTTGCCATGTTCTTgggtatcttttttttattttcttaatatattatattagattattaatataattttcctTTGAGTTCATAAACTTAattgtttatcttttatttgttaGAGTGATTCCAGAAGCTCTATTGCCTCGTGAggtaccattttttttatctttaattagtaTGATCAAGTGCTTCTTTCAATCTGAATTCTTCCTCACCAAAGGCTAATTAATTCTCATCAAATCCCACTTTTAGATATCTGGAGAGACCTTTGGAGAAGTGAAAACAGTTGCAGATATGCATGAAAGGAAGTCAACAATGTTTGAACATGCTGATGCATTCATAGCACTTCCTGGTAAATATTGCAGTCATA includes these proteins:
- the LOC100783827 gene encoding cytokinin riboside 5'-monophosphate phosphoribohydrolase LOG1 translates to MEGEGKVSAENENQNRFKRICVFCGSRVGYKSAFSDAALELGKLMVERRIDLVYGGGRLGLMGLISQTVLNGGCHVLGVIPEALLPREISGETFGEVKTVADMHERKSTMFEHADAFIALPGGYGTMEELLEVIAWSQLGIHDKPVGLFNVDGYFNSLLSLFDKGVEEGFIENSARHVMVIADTAIELIKKMEEYVPVLGMVAPK